A genomic window from Pecten maximus chromosome 6, xPecMax1.1, whole genome shotgun sequence includes:
- the LOC117330222 gene encoding histidine--tRNA ligase, cytoplasmic-like encodes MAESGADVKPKLQDEIRAQGEIVRKLKAENGDAEKIKEEVDKLLALKKLKEDAPSSKNFVLKCPKGTKDYTPLQMAIRESVFNTIITCFKRHGAETIDTPVFELKETLTGKYGEDSKLIYDLKDQGGELLSLRYDLTVPFARYLAMNKVMNIKRYHIAKVYRRDNPAMTRGRFREFYQCDFDIAGQYDPMIPDAECIKIVTEILSKLELGDFVIKVNHRKLLDGMFAACGVPDDKFRTICSSVDKLDKTFWEDVRTEMIEEKKLDPEAADKIGKYVKLQGKTVNSACYHTYTTNFASYYTELSTRESSKVSRVLLYRVIYEGVLKGFTHDPSKKKGEETVSVGSVAGGGRYDGLVGMFDPKGRKVPCVGVSIGIERVFAIMEARAIAAKSKIRTTETEVYVVSAQKGLLEERLKLCRELWDANIKTEQAYKANPKPLTQFQYCETAGIPLAVIIGQSEIENQFVKLRNTVTREEKNVPRDQMIAEIKSELEKMA; translated from the exons ATTAAAGAGGAGGTTGACAAACTATTAGCTTTAAAAAAGTTAAAGGAAGATGCTCCATCATCAAAGAATtttgtcctcaaatgtccaaag GGCACCAAGGATTACACCCCCCTGCAGATGGCCATCCGGGAGAGTGTATTCAATACCATAATCACATGCTTCAAACGCCACGGAGCAGAAACCATTGATACACCAGTGTTTGAGCTCAAA GAAACACTGACAGGGAAGTATGGTGAAGACTCGAAGCTGATTTATGATTTGAAAGATCAGGGAGGAGAACTCTTGTCGCTTCGTTATGATTTAACT GTGCCATTTGCACGTTACCTGGCCATGAATAAAGTGATGAATATCAAGCGTTACCACATAGCAAAGGTGTATCGCCGTGACAACCCAGCCATGACAAGAGGGCGGTTCCGCGAGTTTTACCAGTGT GACTTCGATATAGCTGGACAGTACGACCCAATGATACCTGATGCTGAATGTATAAAGATCGTCACagaaatattatcaaaactAGAACTAGGAGACTTTGTAATAAAG GTCAACCATAGAAAATTGTTGGATGGGATGTTTGCAGCGTGTGGCGTACCAGATGATAAATTTAGAACAATTTGTTCCTCCGTAGATAAACTTGACAAG ACTTTCTGGGAAGATGTACGAACAGAGATGATTGAAGAGAAGAAGTTAGACCCCGAAGCAGCAGACAAAATTGGAAAATATGTCAAACTGCAAGGTAAAACTGTTAACTCCGCATGTTACCACACGTATACAACTAATT TCGCGTCCTATTATACAGAGTTATCTACGAGGGAGTCCTCAAAGGTGAGTCGCGTCCTATTATACAGAGTTATCTACGAGGGAGTCCTCAAAG GTTTTACCCACGACCCAAgtaaaaaaaagggggaggAAACTGTATCCGTTGGAAGTGTGGCAGGAGGAGGACGATACGATGGACTTGTTGGAATGTTTGACCCCAAAGGTCGTAAAGTACCATGTGTTGGCGTTAGTATAGGCATAGAGAGGGTATTTGCCATCATGGAGGCCAGAGCCATT GCCGCCAAGTCAAAGATCAGAACCACAGAGACTGAGGTTTACGTTGTGTCTGCCCAGAAAGGTTTGCTGGAGGAACGCCTAAAACTCTGCCGAGAATTGTGGGACGCCAATATCAAG ACAGAGCAGGCGTACAAGGCCAACCCCAAGCCTTTAACACAGTTCCAGTACTGTGAGACAGCCGGAATACCCCTGGCTGTTATTATAGGGCAGTCCGAGATAGAGAACCAGTTTGTAAAGCTGAGAAACACCGTCACACGGGAGGAG aaaaatgtACCAAGAGACCAAATGATAGCAGAAATAAAGTCTGAGTTAGAGAAGATGGCGTAG
- the LOC117329901 gene encoding spermatogenesis-associated protein 4-like encodes MSGLPREVLKWIQSLDLTWQIKTPKWDLTNGYLVAEIFSWYFPQDIQMHSYNNGTSLDSKLRNWSLLKLFIKRHNLDIAEELLEGTIHCKEGASTLLTERIYEILTNRKVRKQTKDDEIDFTDRAYQNRLPMHARSTASKAVKNNLRITETMADQNLILSAQKSQKIINDHIEHRRQERYENPVRFNVKPTLGERSLRRPPVQPKQLTYETDRTLDSIGKDGPHPELPAYSREPSVQFKEIQVNQLDKSALYNMPVQGF; translated from the exons ATGTCTGGTTTACCTCGAGAAGTTCTCAAATGGATCCAGAGCCTGGACCTCACGTGGCAAATAAAGACGCCTAAgtg ggacctgacaaaTGGATACCTCGTGGCGGAGATATTTTCATGGTACTTCCCACAGGACATTCAGATGCACTCTTATAACAATGGAACTTCATTAGACTCAAAGTTAAGAAATTGGAGTTTACTCAAACtg TTCATTAAAAGACACAACCTGGATATAGCGGAGGAGTTGTTAGAAGGAACTATCCATTGTAAGGAGGGGGCCTCCACACTTCTAACGGAACGCATTTATGAAATTTTAACCAACAGAAA aGTTCGAAAACAAACAAAGGACGATGAAATTGATTTTACCGACCGAGCATATCAGAACCGATTACCCATGCATGCCCGATCAACAGCCTCTAAAGCCGTGAAAAATAACCTCAGGATCACAGAAACAATGGCGGACCAAAACCTCATCCTCAGCGCTCAAAAG TCACAAAAAATTATCAACGACCACATAGAACATCGGCGTCAGGAGCGGTACGAGAACCCTGTACGATTTAATGTGAAGCCAACGCTTGGAGAGAGGAGCTTACGTAGACCTCCTGTACAGCCAAAACAACTCACATATGAAACAGACAGAACACTGGACTCCATCGGCAAGGATGGACCCCACccag AATTACCGGCGTACTCCCGTGAACCAAGTGTACAGTTTAAAGAGATACAGGTGAACCAGTTGGACAAGTCAGCACTTTATAATATGCCTGTCCAGGGTTTCTAA